A genome region from Camelina sativa cultivar DH55 chromosome 10, Cs, whole genome shotgun sequence includes the following:
- the LOC104720355 gene encoding uncharacterized protein LOC104720355 produces the protein MPIKIQEMIKDQWKLTATRNQCQEARKKSLKWLQKEYEDQFAHIRGYFKEITDSNPDSTVEVETVHGPDDKELFDRFYVCFHILKTRWKATCRPIIGVDGTFLKGTNKGQLLVAIGRDACNKIYPITWAAVQVVNENNWLWFVKMLKKDLDLGNGDGYIIVSDRQKGLINAVSKELPNIEHRKCVRHIYGNLKANHGKKTQMKPFIWNLAWSYNEDQFNENLERVKDYDLGVYEDVMKSNPRSWCRAFYKIEGNCCEDVDNNSAESFNKTIVKAREKPMMPMLETVRRLTMMRNSVRATTANAMTGKFTPYVKEFLDAEHENASKAYVFSCTTAVYEVEIDGHSERVDMRSRKCTCIKWDICGIPCEHGYAVILTKKLNSDEYVSDSS, from the exons ATGCCTATAAAGATTCAAGAGATGATTAAAGATCAATGGAAGCTCACTGCTACACGAAACCAATGTCAAGAAGctagaaaaaaatcattaaagtGGCTgcaaaaagaatatgaagatcAGTTTGCACATATTCGAGGTTATTTCAAAGAGATCACTGATTCAAATCCAGATTCTACAGTAGAAGTTGAAACTGTTCACGGGCCAGATGATAAAGAGTTATTTGATCggttttatgtgtgttttcacATTCTGAAAACACGATGGAAAGCGACTTGCCGTCCAATTATAGGAGTGGATGGTACTTTCCTCAAAGGTACCAACAAAGGACAATTACTGGTTGCTATTGGGCGAGATGCGTGTAACAAAATTTATCCAATAACATGGGCTGCAGTACAGGTAGTGAATGAGAACAACTGGTTGTGGTTTGTGAAAATGCTGAAGAAGGATTTGGATCTTGGAAATGGTGATGGGTATATCATAGTCTCAGATAGACAAAAG GGATTAATCAATGCAGTTTCTAAAGAGTTACCAAATATTGAGCATAGGAAATGTGTTAGACACATTTATGGTAACTTGAAGGCTAACCATGGAAAAAAGACACAGATGAAACCATTCATTTGGAATTTGGCATGGAGTTATAATGAAGACCAATTTAATGAAAATCTGGAAAGGGTGAAAGATTATGATTTGGGTGTATATGAAGATGTGATGAAGTCAAACCCGAGGAGTTGGTGTCGTGCTTTCTACAAGATAGAAGGGAACTGTTGTGAAGATGTGGACAATAACTCCGCTGAatcttttaacaaaacaattgttAAAGCAAGAGAAAAACCAATGATGCCAATGTTGGAGACAGTCCGAAGACTAACAATGATGCGGAATTCTGTGAGAGCTACTACTGCAAATGCAATGACAGGAAAATTCACACCATATGTTAAGGAGTTTCTTGATGCAGAGCATGAGAATGCATCAAAGGCTTATGTATTTTCCTGCACAACTGCAGTGTATGAGGTTGAAATCGATGGTCATTCAGAGAGGGTAGATATGAGAAGCAGAAAATGCACTTGCATTAAGTGGGATATATGTGGGATCCCTTGTGAACATGGATATGCAGTAATATTGACTAAGAAACTTAATTCAGATGAATACGTATCTGATTCNAGTTGA
- the LOC104720356 gene encoding ribonuclease 3-like protein 3 codes for MESQLTNAVAESLPQPQELENLISSEGNEDNNTEAKGSTDPADEPLDIELLEKNLNYKFKNKNLLLQAFTDSTYVDEECDSYELLELLGDSVLDTAIIFEFCKRYPKESPGVLTKLRAVNVDTEKLARVAVKHELYRYLRHKKPLFLEQIMEFVEAKKEHPLHSHGLLKVPKSLANIVESTIGALFMDCECIQTVWKVIKPFMEPIILLENFKNHPMTELNEMCQKRNLKLTSKDTWEINGKYCFLIEDKLVGCGLYPEKKETARNRAAQNAVENFSKFFEDL; via the exons ATGGAGTCGCAACTCACAAACGCAGTTGCTGAATCCTTGCCGCAGCCACAGGAGTTGGAGAATTTGATCAGCTCCGAAGGTAATGAAGATAACAACACCGAAGCCAAGGGATCAACCGATCCGGCTGACGAGCCTTTGGATATCGAattgttggagaagaacttAAATTACAAGTTCAAAAACAAGAATTTGTTGCTGCAAGCGTTCACAGACTCTACTTACGTTGATGAGGAGTGCGATTCGTACGAACTCCTAGAGCTTTTAGGAGATTCGGTCCTAGATACGGCCATAATCTTTGAGTTTTGTAAACGCTACCCTAAAGAATCACCTGGTGTTTTGACCAAGCTCCGAGCGGTCAACGTAGACACCGAGAAGTTGGCTCGGGTCGCTGTCAAACACGAACTCTATCGCTACCTCCGTCATAAGAAACCCTTGTTTCTGGAGCAG ATAATGGAATTTGTGGAAGCAAAAAAAGAACATCCATTACATTCGCATGGTCTTTTGAAAGTACCTAAATCTCTAGCAAACATAGTAGAGTCTACCATTGGAGCTCTCTTCATGGACTGCGAGTGCATCCAAACCGTCTGGAAG gTGATAAAACCATTTATGGAGCCAATAATTCTTTTAGAAAATTTCAAGAACCATCCAATGACAGAACTCAATGAGATGTGCCAGAAGAGGAACTTGAAACTGACTTCCAAAGACACCTGGGAAATCAAtggaaaatattgttttcttattgagGATAAGTTGGTCGGATGTGGGCTATATccagaaaaaaaggaaactgcTCGTAATCGCGCTGCACAAAATGCTGTCGAGAATTTCTCTAAGTTTTTCGAAGACCTTTAA
- the LOC104718868 gene encoding uncharacterized protein LOC104718868, which produces MRLKDRECETTVAEEISGSKMDLDVEAPQHKGDGKVMLVSEFEEDTDDLLEEGEGNVASGQGMSEEALAGHGDADADGSKQGNKQKVVGKQGNNTMNGKPPRGGRQVKKGMVALSEPTAQT; this is translated from the exons ATGAGGCTTAAGGATCGTGAGTGTGAGACTACGGTGGCTGAAGAGATTAGTGGCTCTAAGATGGACTTGGATGTGGAGGCTCCTCAACATAAAGGGGATGGTAAGGTTATGCTGGTCTCGGAATTTGAGGAAGACACTGATGATTTGCTTGAAGAGGGTGAGGGGAATGTGGCATCTGGTCAGGGTATGAGTGAAGAGGCTTTGGCGGGTCATGGTGATGCGGATGCAGATGGTTCTAAGCAAG GTAACAAGCAGAAGGTGGTGGGGAAACAGGGGAACAACACTATGAACGGTAAACCACCTCGTGGTGGTCGTCAAGTCAAGAAAGGAATGGTGGCTCTCTCGGAACCAACGGCTCAAACGTGA
- the LOC104718869 gene encoding uncharacterized protein LOC104718869 isoform X1, which translates to MAMAISSRVTMCDFDDGGRGDGLSRLLVGVWRQRWIIYLFLVGRGFLSKMRSFIQSDLIRRCPIDPMDSELGIRLIQVTTMEISARYSTLCRDLIEILIELAVEGLKARICWYGGYGNCWCYSLWFFGLEILSDLVLMFVFGIVRIRFVNMVVSVDFFLLSRDLFGVLIATEVDGIKVRIRWCGSYRNCRYLAFWLSDSRILNDLILALVFQIVICSISVIIVFYWYHGSTGTQQGQGFFGAYRNGEGFKHSFGSMDSAVLLDSYWTADEPFCSKDGVLSGQSPKDLEVRG; encoded by the exons ATGGCGATGGCGATTAGCTCTAGAGTTACGATGTGCGACTTCGACGATGGAGGACGGGGAGATGGTCTCTCGCGTCTTCTGGTGGGTGTTTGGCGTCAGAGAtggatcatatatttatttctggTGGGGAGAGGTTTTCTCTCCAAAATGAGAAGTTTTATTCAATCAGATCTTATTCGGCGGTGTCCGATTGATCCGATGGATAGTGAATTGGGGATCAGGTTGATTCAAGTCACGACCATGGAGATCTCGGCCAGATATTCTACACTGTGTCGGGATCTGATTGAGATACTGATTGAGCTGGCTGTTGAGGGTCTCAAGGCGAGGATTTGTTGGTATGGTGGCTATGGAAACTGTTGGTGCTATTCCctttggttttttggtttggaGATCCTCAGTGATTTGgttcttatgtttgtttttggaattGTAAGGATTCGGTTCGTGAATATGGTAGTTtcggttgatttttttttactgagtcGGGATTTGTTTGGTGTATTGATTGCGACAGAGGTTGACGGTATCAAGGTGAGGATACGATGGTGTGGTAGTTATAGAAATTGTCGTTATTTAGCCTTCTGGTTATCCGATTCAAGGATCCTCAATGATCTGATTCTAGCGTTAGTTTTTCAAATTGTG ATTTGTAGTATCAGTGTGATCATCGTATTCTATTGGTATCATGGCTCAACTGGCACTCAACAAGGGCAAGGCTTCTTTGGTGCGTACAGAAACGGTGAAGGCTTCAAACACAGTTTTGGTTCAATGGATTCAGCAGTTCTCCTTGACTCTTATTGGACGGCTGATGAACCCTTCTGTTCAAAGGATGGAGTCCTTAGTGGCCAATCTCCCAAAGATCTGGAAGTTAGAGGATAA
- the LOC104718869 gene encoding uncharacterized protein LOC104718869 isoform X3, translating to MAMAISSRVTMCDFDDGGRGDGLSRLLVGVWRQRWIIYLFLVGRGFLSKMRSFIQSDLIRRCPIDPMDSELGIRLIQVTTMEISARYSTLCRDLIEILIELAVEGLKARICWYGGYGNCWCYSLWFFGLEILSDLVLMFVFGIVRIRFVNMVVSVDFFLLSRDLFGVLIATEVDGIKICSISVIIVFYWYHGSTGTQQGQGFFGAYRNGEGFKHSFGSMDSAVLLDSYWTADEPFCSKDGVLSGQSPKDLEVRG from the exons ATGGCGATGGCGATTAGCTCTAGAGTTACGATGTGCGACTTCGACGATGGAGGACGGGGAGATGGTCTCTCGCGTCTTCTGGTGGGTGTTTGGCGTCAGAGAtggatcatatatttatttctggTGGGGAGAGGTTTTCTCTCCAAAATGAGAAGTTTTATTCAATCAGATCTTATTCGGCGGTGTCCGATTGATCCGATGGATAGTGAATTGGGGATCAGGTTGATTCAAGTCACGACCATGGAGATCTCGGCCAGATATTCTACACTGTGTCGGGATCTGATTGAGATACTGATTGAGCTGGCTGTTGAGGGTCTCAAGGCGAGGATTTGTTGGTATGGTGGCTATGGAAACTGTTGGTGCTATTCCctttggttttttggtttggaGATCCTCAGTGATTTGgttcttatgtttgtttttggaattGTAAGGATTCGGTTCGTGAATATGGTAGTTtcggttgatttttttttactgagtcGGGATTTGTTTGGTGTATTGATTGCGACAGAGGTTGACGGTATCAAG ATTTGTAGTATCAGTGTGATCATCGTATTCTATTGGTATCATGGCTCAACTGGCACTCAACAAGGGCAAGGCTTCTTTGGTGCGTACAGAAACGGTGAAGGCTTCAAACACAGTTTTGGTTCAATGGATTCAGCAGTTCTCCTTGACTCTTATTGGACGGCTGATGAACCCTTCTGTTCAAAGGATGGAGTCCTTAGTGGCCAATCTCCCAAAGATCTGGAAGTTAGAGGATAA
- the LOC104718869 gene encoding uncharacterized protein LOC104718869 isoform X2 — protein sequence MAMAISSRVTMCDFDDGGRGDGLSRLLVGVWRQRWIIYLFLVGRGFLSKMRSFIQSDLIRRCPIDPMDSELGIRLIQVTTMEISARYSTLCRDLIEILIELAVEGLKARICWIRFVNMVVSVDFFLLSRDLFGVLIATEVDGIKVRIRWCGSYRNCRYLAFWLSDSRILNDLILALVFQIVICSISVIIVFYWYHGSTGTQQGQGFFGAYRNGEGFKHSFGSMDSAVLLDSYWTADEPFCSKDGVLSGQSPKDLEVRG from the exons ATGGCGATGGCGATTAGCTCTAGAGTTACGATGTGCGACTTCGACGATGGAGGACGGGGAGATGGTCTCTCGCGTCTTCTGGTGGGTGTTTGGCGTCAGAGAtggatcatatatttatttctggTGGGGAGAGGTTTTCTCTCCAAAATGAGAAGTTTTATTCAATCAGATCTTATTCGGCGGTGTCCGATTGATCCGATGGATAGTGAATTGGGGATCAGGTTGATTCAAGTCACGACCATGGAGATCTCGGCCAGATATTCTACACTGTGTCGGGATCTGATTGAGATACTGATTGAGCTGGCTGTTGAGGGTCTCAAGGCGAGGATTTGTTG GATTCGGTTCGTGAATATGGTAGTTtcggttgatttttttttactgagtcGGGATTTGTTTGGTGTATTGATTGCGACAGAGGTTGACGGTATCAAGGTGAGGATACGATGGTGTGGTAGTTATAGAAATTGTCGTTATTTAGCCTTCTGGTTATCCGATTCAAGGATCCTCAATGATCTGATTCTAGCGTTAGTTTTTCAAATTGTG ATTTGTAGTATCAGTGTGATCATCGTATTCTATTGGTATCATGGCTCAACTGGCACTCAACAAGGGCAAGGCTTCTTTGGTGCGTACAGAAACGGTGAAGGCTTCAAACACAGTTTTGGTTCAATGGATTCAGCAGTTCTCCTTGACTCTTATTGGACGGCTGATGAACCCTTCTGTTCAAAGGATGGAGTCCTTAGTGGCCAATCTCCCAAAGATCTGGAAGTTAGAGGATAA
- the LOC104718869 gene encoding uncharacterized protein LOC104718869 isoform X4, with translation MAMAISSRVTMCDFDDGGRGDGLSRLLVGVWRQRWIIYLFLVGRGFLSKMRSFIQSDLIRRCPIDPMDSELGIRLIQVTTMEISARYSTLCRDLIEILIELAVEGLKARICWYGGYGNCWCYSLWFFGLEILSDLVLMFVFGIICSISVIIVFYWYHGSTGTQQGQGFFGAYRNGEGFKHSFGSMDSAVLLDSYWTADEPFCSKDGVLSGQSPKDLEVRG, from the exons ATGGCGATGGCGATTAGCTCTAGAGTTACGATGTGCGACTTCGACGATGGAGGACGGGGAGATGGTCTCTCGCGTCTTCTGGTGGGTGTTTGGCGTCAGAGAtggatcatatatttatttctggTGGGGAGAGGTTTTCTCTCCAAAATGAGAAGTTTTATTCAATCAGATCTTATTCGGCGGTGTCCGATTGATCCGATGGATAGTGAATTGGGGATCAGGTTGATTCAAGTCACGACCATGGAGATCTCGGCCAGATATTCTACACTGTGTCGGGATCTGATTGAGATACTGATTGAGCTGGCTGTTGAGGGTCTCAAGGCGAGGATTTGTTGGTATGGTGGCTATGGAAACTGTTGGTGCTATTCCctttggttttttggtttggaGATCCTCAGTGATTTGgttcttatgtttgtttttggaatt ATTTGTAGTATCAGTGTGATCATCGTATTCTATTGGTATCATGGCTCAACTGGCACTCAACAAGGGCAAGGCTTCTTTGGTGCGTACAGAAACGGTGAAGGCTTCAAACACAGTTTTGGTTCAATGGATTCAGCAGTTCTCCTTGACTCTTATTGGACGGCTGATGAACCCTTCTGTTCAAAGGATGGAGTCCTTAGTGGCCAATCTCCCAAAGATCTGGAAGTTAGAGGATAA
- the LOC104718870 gene encoding serine/threonine protein phosphatase 2A 59 kDa regulatory subunit B' gamma isoform, whose protein sequence is MIKQIFGKLPRKPSKSSHNDSNPNGDGGGVNSYYIHNSGTSISKSNGANGTVAPPPPSSTSNRTNQANGVYDALPSFRDVPSLEKPNLFIKKLSMCCVVFDFSDPSKNLREKEIKRQTLLELVDYIATVSTKLSDAAMQEIAKVAVVNLFRTFPSANHESKIFETLDVDDEEPALEPAWPHLQVVYELLLRFVASPMTDAKLAKRYIDHSFVLKLLDLFDSEDQREREYLKTILHRIYGKFMVHRPFIRKAINNIFYRFIFETEKHHGIAELLEILGSIINGFALPLKEEHKLFLVRALIPLHRPKCAAAYHQQLSYCIVQFVEKDFKLADTVIRGLLKYWPVTNSSKEVMFLGELEEVLEATQAAEFQRCMVPLFRQIARCLNSSHFQVAERALFLWNNDHVRNLITQNIKVIMPIVFPAMERNTRGHWHQAVQSLTLNVRKVLAETDQVLFDECLAKFQEDEANETKVVAKREATWKLLEDLAASKSVSNEAVLVPRFSSSVTLTTGKTSGS, encoded by the exons ATGATCAAGCAGATATTTGGGAAACTCCCCAGGAAGCCATCGAAGTCATCTCATAATGACTCTAATCCAAACGGAGATGGTGGTGGTGTTAATTCATATTACATCCATAATTCGGGTACTAGTATCTCCAAATCCAATGGAGCTAATGGCACtgttgctcctcctcctccttcctcaACGAGTAACAGAACCAATCAAGCCAATGGGGTTTATGACGCTTTGCCTAGCTTTAGAGACGTTCCTAGCTTGGAGAAACCTAATCTCTTTATCAAGAAACTGAGTATGTGTTGCGTTGTCTTCGACTTCAGTGACCCCTCCAAGAatctgagagagaaagagattaagaGACAGACTTTGCTTGAGCTTGTTGATTATATAGCAACGGTTTCCACAAAGTTGAGTGACGCTGCGATGCAGGAGATTGCTAAAGTGGCTGTTGTTAATCTCTTCAGGACGTTTCCTTCCGCGAATCACGAGAGCAAAATCTTTGAAACgcttgatgttgatgatgaggagCCTGCGTTGGAACCGGCTTGGCCTCATCTTCAAGTTGTCTATGAGCTTCTCCTTAGATTCGTGGCTTCTCCCATGACTGATGCTAAGCTTGCAAAGAGATATATCGACCATTCCTTTGTCTTGAAGCTATTGGATTTGTTTGACTCTGAAGACCAAAGGGAGAGGGAGTATCTAAAGACCATTCTCCATCGGATATACGGGAAGTTCATGGTGCACAGACCTTTTATCAGAAAGGCCATCAACAATATCTTCTACAGGTTCATATTCGAAACCGAGAAACATCATGGCATAGCAGAGTTGCTTGAGATTCTTGGAAGTATAATTAATGGTTTCGCATTGCCGTTAAAAGAAGAGCATAAGCTTTTCCTTGTCCGGGCCTTGATTCCACTACACAGACCTAAATGTGCAGCTGCTTATCATCAACAGCTTTCTTATTGCATTGTTCAGTTTGTAGAGAAAGACTTCAAGCTTGCTGATACCGTCATTAGAGGACTTTTAAAGTATTGGCCTGTGACTAACAGTTCAAAGGAAGTTATGTTTCTTGGGGAGTTGGAAGAGGTTTTGGAAGCAACTCAAGCAGCTGAGTTTCAGCGATGTATGGTTCCTTTGTTCCGTCAAATCGCCAGATGCCTCAACAGTTCTCATTTTCAG GTGGCTGAAAGGGCTCTGTTTCTGTGGAACAACGATCACGTAAGAAACCTGATTACTCAAAACATTAAAGTGATAATGCCAATTGTGTTCCCGGCTATGGAGAGAAACACACGGGGACATTGGCACCAAGCAGTTCAGAGTCTGACTTTAAATGTGAGAAAGGTACTGGCAGAGACAGACCAAGTCCTGTTTGATGAATGCTTAGCCAAGTTCCAAGAAGATGAAGCAAATGAAACCAAGGTCGTAGCCAAACGAGAAGCAACATGGAAGCTTTTGGAAGACTTGGCAGCTTCCAAATCCGTAAGCAACGAGGCAGTACTCGTCCCAAGATTTTCATCTTCGGTTACTCTCACAACCGGTAAAACTTCGGGTAGTTGA